A stretch of DNA from Pseudorca crassidens isolate mPseCra1 chromosome X, mPseCra1.hap1, whole genome shotgun sequence:
CCCAGGGCCTTCAGGCGCCAATCGATTCTCAGGGCGCTAGCGCTTCCCAGGCTGCGCAGGACCCGAACGACTTCGAGGTGCTGATAGATGAGCAGTCCCGACGTTTGGGGGCGCTCAGGGTCCACGACCCTCTAGAGGACAGGTCGATTGCTTTGGTGAATTTCATGCGAATGAAAAGCCAAATCGAGGGGTCTATTCAGCAGACAGAGATGCTAGAGTTCCTCAGAGAATACTCAGATCAGTTTCCTGAGATCCTCAGACGAGCCTCAGCCCATCTGGACCAGGTCTTTGGGTTGAACCTGAGGGTTCTTGATCCCCAGGCTGACACCTACAAACTAATCAGCAAACGGGGTCTCCAGACCACTGATCGGATAGCAGAATCCCTGGACATGCCAAAGGCAGGTCTCCTGGCCTTGGTCCTAGGCCACATTCTCCTGAATGGTAACCGAGCAAGAGAGGCCTCCATTTGGGATCTGTTGCTAAAAGTTGATGTGTTAGATGAGCCCCAGAGGATCAACATCCCCTTTGGCAGCACAAGGAACCTCCTAACTACTGACTTTTTGCATATGCGGTTCTTGGAGTACTGGCCAGTGTATGGCACTAATCCCCTCGAATTTGAGTTCTTGtggggctctagagcccacaaggaAATCACAAAGATGGAAGCCCTGAAGTTTGTGGCAGAGGCTCATGATGAAGAACCCTGGAGCTGGCCAGAAGAATATAATAAAGCCCTGGAAGCTGACAAGGCCAAAGAAAGAAGCCAGGCTGCTGGCTTGGAGTTCTGGTCAGAGGACACTATGAATGATAAGGCAAATGATTTGGTCCAGTTGGCCATTAATGTCACAGAGGAGTTGCTGCCTATACATCAGGATGAGCTGTTGGCTCACACTGGCAAAGAATTTGAGGACGTGTTCCCAAATATCCTCAGTCGAGCTACTCTAATCCTCGATCTGTTCTATGGGTTCTCTCTGATTGAGGTTGATACCAGTGAGCACATTTACCTCCTTGTCCAGCAACCAGAATCAGAAGAAGAGCAAATGATGCTAGAGAGCCTGGGGAGACCCACTCAAGAATATTTGATGCCAATCCTGGGTTTGATCTTCCTGATGGGCAACCGTGTCAAAGAGGCCAGTGTCTGGAATTTGCTTCGGAGATTTGGTGTGGATGTAGGGAGAAAGCATGCCATCACCTGCAAACTTATGAGACAGCGCTACTTGGAATGCAGGCCACTGTCCTATTCTAATCCAGTTGAATATGAGCTTCTGTGGGGTCCTCGAGCTCACCTTGAAACCACCAAAATGAAAGCCTTGGAGTACATGGCCAGGCTCTACAGAAAGCAACCACAGGACTGGCCAGAGCAATATAGGGAGGCTGTTGAAGATGAGGAGGCCAGAGCCAGGTCTGAGGCAACTGCTATGTTCTTCTTTGGCCCCATGTGAAGTCTGGGGGAAGTATGTCACTTCAGTTGGGTGGCATCAATTAAAGGGGCCCTGGGGAAATGGGCACTGGGGCCCCAAATCAGAAGCTGGGCAGGGTTGGGGTGAAAAGTACACATTGTGCTTGCTATTTGTGTTCTATTTCTAatagtatttccttccttttaatatACCCTTGAATTAGATTCATGATCAGTGTTTATAAATGAAATTGCTCATTTGCCATTCCTGTCTTGTTTCAATATAAAAGTTCATATAGCTGCATAAAGTGTAGTGGTAATATTTACATCTTTCTATGATGTGGAAGAGAATATACAGTTGTTCTTTAACCGTTTGAAATAATCGGTAAAATGGTCTGGTACAGGAGTTAAGTAACAACAGTAATAACATACCCACAACAAACACAAAATCACTCATCTGTTGATGTTCTCCCATCGTGTctatggttttattatttttttaatattggcaTTTACCTGTATTTGCTTTGTGATTCCAGAGTgtagtgaaaaataaaagtataatgaaTTAGGCTCCATGCTTAAGcattcttttattcaacagaCATGTATTAAGTACCTGC
This window harbors:
- the MAGEE2 gene encoding melanoma-associated antigen E2, translated to MSLVSQNACHRNAETTVDYSDFHGEMQATNASGSPTSMLVPDAPQGLQAPIDSQGASASQAAQDPNDFEVLIDEQSRRLGALRVHDPLEDRSIALVNFMRMKSQIEGSIQQTEMLEFLREYSDQFPEILRRASAHLDQVFGLNLRVLDPQADTYKLISKRGLQTTDRIAESLDMPKAGLLALVLGHILLNGNRAREASIWDLLLKVDVLDEPQRINIPFGSTRNLLTTDFLHMRFLEYWPVYGTNPLEFEFLWGSRAHKEITKMEALKFVAEAHDEEPWSWPEEYNKALEADKAKERSQAAGLEFWSEDTMNDKANDLVQLAINVTEELLPIHQDELLAHTGKEFEDVFPNILSRATLILDLFYGFSLIEVDTSEHIYLLVQQPESEEEQMMLESLGRPTQEYLMPILGLIFLMGNRVKEASVWNLLRRFGVDVGRKHAITCKLMRQRYLECRPLSYSNPVEYELLWGPRAHLETTKMKALEYMARLYRKQPQDWPEQYREAVEDEEARARSEATAMFFFGPM